In Asterias rubens chromosome 15, eAstRub1.3, whole genome shotgun sequence, a genomic segment contains:
- the LOC117299899 gene encoding INO80 complex subunit C-like has protein sequence MSAPSPLPTRPRSTRIKRATSPAAAILSSKKKKNAPATATSSDAGTVEPEPSTQVTLAPAATVVAAAVEISITTQQLVTPSPQLPEIPQRPILPFKDANFTLSSKGVTANKKARAWKTLKQITSAEKSLPWRPDEATYSSIDAPPSLKPAKKYSDLSGFPAKYTDPQTKLRYSDTEEFSRTRMLPADIITGLLTLRKANPELQ, from the exons atgtctgctCCCAGTCCTTTACCAACCCGTCCCCGTAGTACAAGAATAAAACGAGCCACAAGTCCTGCTGCTGCTATACTAAGCagtaagaagaagaaaaat GCTCCAGCCACAGCAACAAGTTCTGATGCGGGGACAGTGGAACCCGAGCCATCTACTCAGGTGACATTAGCACCAGCAGCGACAGTAGTAGCAGCAGCAGTCGAGATAAGCATCACAACACAACAACTGGTGACCCCTTCTCCACAACTTCCTGAAATTCCACAGCGACCAATACTGCCATTCAAGGATGCCAACTTTACA CTCTCTAGTAAAGGTGTGACTGCCAATAAGAAAGCAAGAGCATGGAAAACGCTGAAGCAAATTACATCCGCAGAGAAATCCTTGCCATGGAGACCAGATGAAGCAACAT ATAGCAGTATTGATGCACCCCCATCTCTGAAACCAGCCAAGAAATACTCTGACCTCTCAGGATTTCCG GCAAAATACACAGACCCCCAAACCAAGCTGAGATATTCAGACACAGAGGAATTCTCTCGGACACGAATGCTTCCAGCAGACATCATCACTGGGCTGTTGACTCTCAGGAAAGCCAACCCTGAACTCCAGTGA